The Aneurinibacillus sp. REN35 genome window below encodes:
- a CDS encoding CsbD family protein: MNDDKLKGKWNQVKGEAKKQWGEMTDDESTRLEGNVDKTKGKIQEEYGEVKDRAARRINEATERRDRI; this comes from the coding sequence ATGAATGACGACAAACTTAAGGGAAAATGGAATCAGGTTAAGGGAGAAGCAAAAAAGCAGTGGGGCGAAATGACAGATGATGAAAGTACGCGTCTAGAAGGTAATGTTGATAAAACCAAAGGTAAAATACAAGAAGAGTACGGCGAAGTGAAGGATCGTGCAGCCCGCCGTATCAATGAAGCAACAGAGCGTAGAGACAGAATTTAA
- a CDS encoding DUF2325 domain-containing protein — translation MAYVVIGADRLGNINALLEEKLEGKLIHVSGRKKKDQNYTLPQLVRGVIVFTDYINHNLAKRVKADAKKRNVPIVFAKRSVSHLECSLEQMMACQQEGCEHPCARNRSFQPTM, via the coding sequence ATGGCCTACGTAGTGATCGGAGCAGACCGATTGGGGAACATCAATGCTTTGTTGGAAGAGAAGCTAGAAGGAAAGCTTATTCATGTTTCAGGAAGAAAGAAGAAGGACCAGAACTATACACTGCCGCAGCTGGTCAGGGGTGTCATTGTATTTACGGATTACATAAACCATAACTTAGCCAAACGAGTAAAAGCTGATGCTAAAAAGCGGAATGTACCGATCGTTTTCGCCAAGCGTTCCGTTAGTCACCTTGAATGCAGTCTCGAGCAGATGATGGCATGTCAGCAGGAGGGATGTGAACATCCTTGTGCTAGGAATCGTTCGTTTCAACCCACTATGTAA
- a CDS encoding alpha/beta hydrolase family protein, with amino-acid sequence MKQSFALTREEGLMIRGDIFIKDDAQDYSRKPIVLICHGFKGFKDWGMFPRMGEYFAEKGYAAITFNFSGNGIGEDVENFTELEKFGRNTYQQELGDIDFIIQQIKHGQLPLYDRMDAERIGIIGHSKGGGDAILYASSYPENVRAIVTWNGIAHVDIFGADVRKQAEEEGAGYVVNGRTGQKMPIEKVVFDDMDVNARQYDLLNCVAELTIPLLIVQGREDFARLVKGAESLKEHARRAELYWVEDAGHTFNMVHPHKEDTKEFLEALDSSVRFFKENL; translated from the coding sequence TTGAAACAATCGTTTGCACTGACAAGAGAAGAAGGCTTGATGATTCGCGGCGATATTTTTATCAAGGATGATGCACAGGATTATAGCCGAAAGCCCATCGTACTAATATGTCATGGTTTTAAAGGATTCAAAGACTGGGGAATGTTCCCCCGTATGGGTGAGTATTTTGCCGAAAAAGGCTACGCGGCAATTACATTTAACTTCTCAGGTAACGGTATAGGAGAGGATGTAGAAAACTTTACTGAGCTTGAGAAGTTCGGACGTAATACGTACCAGCAGGAACTAGGAGATATTGATTTCATTATTCAGCAGATTAAGCATGGTCAACTGCCGCTGTATGACCGGATGGATGCGGAGCGTATCGGCATTATAGGTCATAGCAAGGGCGGTGGAGATGCGATTCTGTATGCTTCCTCCTACCCTGAAAATGTGCGGGCAATTGTAACATGGAATGGTATTGCACATGTGGATATTTTCGGTGCTGATGTGCGCAAGCAAGCAGAGGAAGAGGGCGCCGGATATGTGGTAAACGGAAGAACCGGACAGAAGATGCCGATTGAAAAAGTCGTGTTTGATGATATGGATGTGAATGCACGCCAATACGACCTGCTGAATTGTGTAGCAGAGCTTACGATACCGCTATTGATCGTACAGGGAAGAGAAGACTTTGCACGGTTAGTCAAGGGTGCAGAGAGCTTAAAGGAACATGCGAGGCGGGCTGAACTATATTGGGTGGAAGATGCAGGACATACGTTTAATATGGTACATCCGCACAAAGAAGACACGAAGGAGTTTCTCGAAGCGCTGGATAGTAGCGTAAGATTTTTTAAAGAGAATTTATAA
- the clpP gene encoding ATP-dependent Clp endopeptidase proteolytic subunit ClpP: MNLIPTVIEQTNRGERAYDIYSRLLKDRIIFLGTGINDQVANSVVAQLLFLAAEDPDKDISVYINSPGGSITAGMAIYDTMQFIKPDVSTICVGMAASMGAFLLTAGAPGKRYALPNSEVMIHQPLGGAQGQASDIQIAATRILKMRDSLNRIIADRSGQPLERVEKDTDRDYFMSAAEAKEYGLIDRVIESLGKKDPDIL, from the coding sequence GTGAACTTAATTCCTACAGTTATCGAACAAACGAATCGCGGTGAAAGAGCATACGATATCTATTCTCGTCTGTTAAAGGATCGGATTATTTTTCTCGGTACGGGAATCAATGATCAAGTAGCGAACAGCGTGGTAGCGCAACTTCTGTTCTTGGCTGCCGAAGATCCGGATAAAGATATTAGCGTCTACATCAATAGCCCAGGTGGTTCCATTACCGCAGGCATGGCAATCTATGATACCATGCAATTCATTAAGCCGGACGTATCAACCATTTGTGTAGGTATGGCCGCTTCAATGGGCGCCTTCCTCCTAACGGCCGGCGCGCCCGGAAAACGTTATGCGCTTCCGAACAGTGAAGTTATGATTCACCAACCACTTGGTGGAGCGCAGGGGCAAGCGTCCGATATTCAGATCGCTGCTACCCGTATTCTTAAGATGCGCGACTCATTGAACCGCATCATCGCCGATCGTTCTGGCCAGCCGCTTGAGCGTGTTGAGAAGGATACGGATCGTGACTATTTCATGAGCGCAGCAGAGGCGAAAGAATATGGCCTGATTGACCGCGTTATTGAAAGCCTCGGCAAAAAAGATCCTGATATACTGTAA
- a CDS encoding HPr family phosphocarrier protein translates to MHAQESVVVKLRTGLQARPAAFFVQEANRYAADVFIARDDKKVNAKSIMGVMSLAVGSGVEITISAEGSDAEEAVQSLAQMVQREE, encoded by the coding sequence ATGCACGCGCAGGAAAGCGTTGTTGTTAAATTAAGAACCGGGCTGCAGGCGCGGCCGGCTGCTTTTTTCGTCCAAGAAGCCAATCGTTATGCGGCGGACGTGTTTATCGCAAGAGACGATAAAAAGGTAAACGCGAAAAGCATCATGGGAGTGATGAGCCTTGCTGTCGGAAGCGGTGTTGAGATTACGATCAGCGCCGAAGGTTCCGACGCAGAGGAAGCAGTACAAAGCCTTGCACAAATGGTACAACGTGAAGAATAG
- the whiA gene encoding DNA-binding protein WhiA codes for MSFAAQTKKELTQLEAPDCCSKAELTALIRMNGSLQFGGKRFVLDISTENAAIARRIYSLVKRIFQIHAELLVRKKMRLKKNNVYIVRIPQKAMEILEELGIMREGSFHYGISADIIADDCCKRSYLRGAFLAGGSVNHPEASSYHLEVFSSHQEHCEDLVELANYFGLNSRRIERKKGHIMYIKEGEKIAEFLRIIGAHQALFFFEDVRIVKEMKNSANRLNNCDMANLNKTVAAAMQQIENIMLIDRQLGLANLPDRLREVAELRLQYRDMNLSELGEMVPSGKVSKSGINHRLRKINEIAAKLRENEAKS; via the coding sequence ATGTCTTTTGCTGCGCAAACAAAGAAAGAGCTGACTCAACTAGAAGCGCCTGATTGCTGCAGTAAAGCCGAGCTTACAGCGTTGATTCGCATGAACGGCTCGCTGCAGTTCGGCGGCAAGCGCTTCGTATTGGATATTTCGACGGAAAATGCGGCGATTGCACGCCGCATTTATTCGCTTGTGAAACGAATTTTTCAGATACATGCAGAGCTTCTTGTCCGTAAAAAGATGAGACTGAAAAAAAATAACGTATATATTGTCCGTATTCCGCAGAAAGCGATGGAGATTTTAGAAGAGCTGGGTATTATGCGGGAGGGGTCATTTCATTACGGTATTTCGGCTGATATCATTGCTGATGATTGCTGCAAGCGCTCCTATTTACGCGGTGCTTTTCTTGCTGGCGGCTCGGTGAACCATCCGGAAGCCTCCAGTTATCACTTAGAGGTCTTCTCCTCTCATCAGGAGCATTGTGAAGATTTGGTCGAGTTGGCCAATTATTTTGGATTAAACTCCCGGCGTATTGAGCGAAAAAAAGGGCATATTATGTATATTAAAGAAGGTGAGAAGATTGCCGAGTTCCTGCGGATCATCGGTGCGCATCAGGCGCTATTCTTCTTTGAAGATGTCCGGATTGTTAAAGAAATGAAAAACTCCGCGAACCGGCTGAATAATTGCGATATGGCCAACTTGAATAAGACGGTGGCCGCAGCGATGCAGCAGATTGAGAATATTATGCTCATCGATAGGCAGTTAGGGCTTGCGAATCTGCCGGACCGTCTACGGGAAGTAGCCGAGTTGAGGCTGCAGTATCGGGATATGAACCTAAGTGAACTAGGAGAGATGGTACCAAGTGGAAAGGTAAGCAAATCTGGTATTAATCATCGTTTACGAAAAATTAATGAAATCGCGGCGAAATTACGAGAAAATGAAGCAAAATCATAA